One window of the Granulicella arctica genome contains the following:
- a CDS encoding H-type lectin domain-containing protein, giving the protein MTQTGTKSIHLYDGAVRDDLRYGWMELPGRKSTAVPVLFPEPFTNTPIVMLGLIGLYALQGSEAFGVEAHDITLMGFICRSDSHSRRQHPYAQISMAGHRLINP; this is encoded by the coding sequence ATGACCCAAACAGGCACAAAATCGATCCACCTCTATGACGGTGCCGTCAGAGACGACCTGCGCTATGGCTGGATGGAACTGCCTGGCCGCAAATCCACCGCCGTGCCCGTCCTCTTCCCGGAGCCCTTCACCAACACACCGATCGTCATGCTGGGTTTGATTGGCCTTTATGCCCTTCAGGGAAGCGAGGCCTTCGGTGTAGAGGCCCACGACATCACCCTTATGGGCTTCATCTGTCGTTCTGACAGTCACTCACGAAGACAACACCCGTATGCTCAAATTTCAATGGCTGGCCACAGACTCATAAACCCATGA
- a CDS encoding H-type lectin domain-containing protein has translation MTLTGSLQIDLNTSEFAHLRRSRSDNPPLSLPVTFPRTFATPPVVMLGLTGFHGGGDPFNFRFEPSQVTDGGFNVVLSTNRNWVESLQISWIATDA, from the coding sequence ATGACACTTACCGGCTCACTACAAATTGATCTGAACACTTCGGAGTTCGCCCATCTCCGCCGCTCTCGCTCGGATAATCCACCCCTATCTCTTCCCGTGACCTTTCCACGCACTTTCGCTACACCACCAGTCGTTATGCTTGGACTGACTGGCTTTCATGGCGGAGGTGACCCCTTCAACTTCCGTTTCGAACCTTCTCAGGTCACGGACGGCGGCTTCAACGTCGTGCTGTCTACAAATCGCAACTGGGTTGAATCCCTCCAGATCTCCTGGATCGCCACAGACGCCTAG
- the argH gene encoding argininosuccinate lyase: MSTEQNASKMWSGRFREPLDPTFESWQRSFPFDYRLLPQEVAASKAHARAIAAAGILTEPELTTMLEGLDQVLSQTTLTPAVVAEAPEAEDIHHFTELQLTKIIGNLALKLHTGRSRNEQIATNMRLFVREAIDTTLQGLKNWREALLDLAARSEENVMPSYTHLQRAEPVLVAHWLLAYVAMIDRDASRLTDARKRMNLCPLGSGAVAGATLALDRTIASRALGFDAPTPNSMDATSDRDFALDFTQAVATLGIHISRFAEELTLYSTAEFGFLDLPERFSTGSSAMPQKKNPDLTELIRGKSGRLIGASTTLAVLIKGLPLAYNKDLQEGQEPVFDAADTIAGILSVLPDFTSSLRFRYDCMQAAAETGYLNAMAAATYLSNKGVPFRKAHEIIGNAVRHALETHRELNDLTLDELQTFSEAFAKDFFKAITLEATLDCHDVIGGTARTRVAEALTAARAKGGTA; encoded by the coding sequence ATGTCAACAGAACAGAACGCCTCAAAAATGTGGTCCGGCCGCTTCCGCGAACCCCTCGACCCAACCTTCGAATCCTGGCAGCGCTCCTTCCCCTTCGACTACCGCCTCCTCCCACAAGAAGTAGCCGCGAGCAAGGCTCACGCCCGCGCCATAGCCGCCGCAGGCATCCTCACCGAGCCCGAACTCACCACCATGCTCGAAGGCCTCGACCAGGTCCTCAGCCAAACAACGCTCACCCCAGCCGTCGTAGCCGAAGCCCCCGAAGCCGAGGACATCCACCACTTCACCGAACTCCAACTCACAAAGATCATCGGCAACCTGGCCCTCAAGCTCCACACCGGCCGCAGCCGCAACGAGCAGATCGCCACCAACATGCGCCTCTTCGTCCGCGAGGCCATCGACACCACCCTGCAGGGCCTGAAGAACTGGCGCGAAGCCCTCCTCGACCTCGCCGCCCGCTCCGAAGAAAACGTCATGCCCTCCTACACCCACCTCCAGCGCGCCGAGCCTGTCCTTGTCGCCCACTGGCTCCTCGCCTACGTAGCCATGATCGACCGCGATGCCTCCCGCCTCACCGACGCACGCAAGCGCATGAACCTCTGTCCGCTAGGCTCAGGAGCCGTAGCCGGAGCCACCCTCGCCCTCGACCGCACCATAGCCTCAAGAGCCCTCGGCTTCGACGCCCCCACCCCCAACTCCATGGACGCCACAAGCGACCGCGACTTCGCGCTCGACTTCACCCAGGCCGTCGCCACCCTCGGCATCCACATCTCCCGCTTCGCCGAAGAACTCACGTTGTACTCCACTGCCGAGTTCGGCTTCCTCGACCTGCCCGAGCGATTCTCCACCGGCTCATCCGCCATGCCTCAGAAGAAGAACCCCGACCTCACGGAGCTCATCCGCGGCAAGTCCGGCCGCCTCATCGGCGCATCGACCACCCTCGCCGTCCTCATCAAGGGCCTGCCTCTCGCCTACAACAAAGATCTCCAGGAGGGCCAGGAGCCCGTCTTCGACGCAGCCGACACCATCGCCGGTATCCTCTCCGTCCTGCCCGATTTCACTAGCTCCCTCCGCTTCCGCTATGACTGCATGCAGGCCGCCGCCGAGACCGGCTACCTCAACGCCATGGCCGCCGCAACCTACCTCTCGAACAAGGGCGTGCCGTTTCGCAAGGCCCACGAGATCATCGGCAACGCCGTTCGCCACGCCCTCGAAACCCACCGCGAACTCAACGACCTCACCCTCGACGAACTCCAGACCTTCTCCGAAGCCTTCGCCAAGGACTTCTTCAAAGCCATCACCCTCGAGGCCACCCTCGACTGCCACGACGTCATAGGCGGCACCGCCCGCACCCGCGTAGCCGAAGCCCTGACCGCCGCCCGCGCGAAGGGTGGGACCGCATAA